The following coding sequences lie in one Glycine max cultivar Williams 82 chromosome 19, Glycine_max_v4.0, whole genome shotgun sequence genomic window:
- the LYK10 gene encoding protein LYK2, whose product MGTVEMIIAFHMKALVFFLWLFVPSLGKDLLSCETTSPDASGYHCIENVSQNQCETFALFLTNSYYSSLSNLTSYLGLNKFVIAQANGFSADTEFLSQDQPLLVPIHCKCIGGFSQAELTKTTVKGESFYGIAQSLEGLTTCKAIRDNNPGVSPWNLDDKVRLVVPLRCSCPFSSQVRPQPKLLLSYPVSEGDTISNLASKFNITKEAIVYANNISSQGLRTRSSLAPFTSILIPLNGKPIIGPLVKPKEPDSGNQTTSIPVTSPHKKSPMWKTELCIGLAGVALGVCIAFAAAFFFIRLKHKKEEENSCKEGDLELQYLNQSVRTTSTSDKKVSFEGSQDALDVKIVDALPRKLLLDTYTIEDVRKATEDFSSSNHIEGSVYHGRLNGKNMAIKGTKAEVVSKIDLGLFHDALHHHPNILRLLGTSMLEGEQQEESFLVFEYAKNGSLKDWLHGGLAIKNQFIASCYCFLTWSQRLRICLDVAGALQYMHHVMNPSYVHRNVKSRNIFLDEEFGAKIGNFGMAGCVENDTEDPQFYSTNPASWSLGYLAPEYVHQGVISPSVDIFAYGVVLLEVLSGQTPISRPNEKGEGSIWLTDKIRSILVSENVNELRDWIDSALGENYSFDAAVTLANIARACVEEDSSLRPSAREIVEKLSRLVEELPQGENDMLMCESSSKPLVKAVENNVE is encoded by the coding sequence ATGGGCACAGTAGAAATGATCATTGCATTTCACATGAAGGCTTTGGTCTTTTTCCTTTGGCTGTTTGTCCCCTCATTGGGCAAAGACTTGCTAAGCTGTGAGACAACTTCACCTGATGCCtctggctaccattgcattgaAAATGTGTCACAGAACCAATGTGAGACATTTGCACTCTTTTTAACAAACTCTTACTACTCCTCTCTCTCCAACCTCACCTCTTATTTGGGACTAAACAAGTTTGTCATAGCACAAGCAAATGGTTTCTCTGCAGACACTGAGTTCCTCTCCCAGGATCAGCCTCTACTGGTACCTATTCATTGTAAATGCATAGGTGGCTTCTCTCAGGCTGAGTTAACCAAAACTACCGTCAAAGGAGAGAGCTTCTATGGCATTGCTCAATCACTAGAGGGATTGACAACTTGCAAGGCTATTAGGGACAACAACCCTGGTGTGTCACCTTGGAATCTTGATGACAAAGTGAGATTGGTTGTTCCATTGAGATGTTCCTGCCCATTTTCATCTCAAGTTAGACCACAACCAAAGCTTCTGCTTTCTTATCCAGTAAGTGAAGGTGATACTATTTCCAATTTGGCCTCAAAGTTCAATATTACTAAAGAAGCTATTGTTTATGCTAATAACATATCATCACAAGGCCTTAGGACTAGAAGTAGTCTTGCACCCTTTACCTCTATTCTCATTCCACTTAATGGTAAGCCTATCATTGGTCCTTTGGTTAAGCCCAAGGAACCCGATTCTGGCAATCAAACAACCAGCATCCCAGTGACAAGTCCACACAAGAAATCACCAATGTGGAAGACTGAATTGTGCATTGGCCTAGCTGGGGTTGCACTTGGAGTCTGCATTGCTTTTGCTGCCGCCTTTTTCTTCATCAGATTGAAACACAAGAAGGAGGAAGAGAATTCATGCAAAGAAGGGGACTTGGAGCTGCAATATCTGAACCAAAGTGTGAGAACCACCTCAACTAGTGACAAGAAAGTTTCATTTGAAGGGTCTCAGGATGCTCTTGATGTGAAAATCGTGGACGCCCTGCCGCGGAAGTTGTTGCTGGATACATACACCATTGAAGATGTGAGAAAAGCAACTGAAGATTTCAGCTCAAGCAATCACATTGAAGGGTCAGTGTATCACGGTCGTCTGAACGGGAAGAACATGGCAATCAAAGGGACAAAGGCAGAAGTAGTGTCAAAGATAGATCTTGGCCTTTTCCATGATGCACTTCACCATCATCCCAACATACTCAGGCTTCTTGGAACTAGCATGTTAGAGGGGGAGCAGCAAGAAGagtcatttttagtttttgagtaTGCCAAAAATGGTTCATTGAAAGATTGGCTCCATGGTGGATTAGCCATCAAGAACCAATTCATTGCTTCCTGCTACTGTTTCCTGACTTGGAGCCAAAGGCTCAGGATCTGCCTTGATGTGGCCGGTGCCTTGCAGTATATGCACCATGTTATGAATCCAAGCTATGTGCATAGAAATGTAAAGAGCAGGAACATCTTTTTGGATGAAGAATTTGGTGCCAAGATAGGGAATTTTGGTATGGCAGGTTGTGTTGAGAATGACACTGAGGACCCTCAATTCTATTCCACCAACCCTGCCTCTTGGAGTCTTGGTTATTTGGCACCTGAATATGTGCACCAAGGTGTAATTTCCCCAAGTGTTGATATCTTTGCTTATGGGGTGGTtttgttggaagttttgtcCGGTCAAACACCTATAAGCAGGCCCAATGAGAAGGGAGAAGGAAGCATTTGGCTTACAGATAAAATCAGGTCCATTTTGGTGTCAGAAAATGTGAATGAACTAAGGGATTGGATAGACAGTGCATTGGGGGAGAACTATTCATTTGATGCAGCTGTGACACTTGCCAACATTGCAAGAGCTTGTGTGGAGGAAGATTCCTCTTTGAGACCAAGTGCAAGGGAAATTGTTGAGAAGCTATCAAGATTGGTGGAGGAATTACCACAAGGGGAAAATGACATGTTAATGTGTGAAAGCTCTAGCAAACCTCTGGTGAAGGCAGTGGAAAACAATGTTGAATAA
- the LOC100500085 gene encoding ribulose-phosphate 3-epimerase, cytoplasmic isoform isoform X1, producing the protein MGVTPKIAPSMLSSDFANLASEAQRMLHFGADWLHMDIMDGHFVPNLTIGAPVIESLRKHTKGYLDCHLMVTNPLDYVEPLAKAGASGFTFHVETSKDNWEELIQRIKSHGMTPGVALKPGTPIEEVYPLVEAGNPVEMVLVMTVEPGFGGQKFMPEMMDKVRILRKKYPSLDIEVDGGLGPSTIDVAASAGANCIVAGSSVFGAPEPVQVISLLRNSVEKAQQTLIQ; encoded by the exons atGGGAGTGACACCGAAAATTGCTCCTTCGATGCTCTCTTCCGACTTCGCCAATTTGGCTTCCGAGGCTCAGCGCATGCTCCACTTCGGCGCCGATTGGCTCCACATGGACATCATG GATGG GCATTTTGTCCCCAATTTAACTATTGGCGCTCCAGTTATTGAAAGTTTGAGAAAGCACACAAA GGGATATTTGGATTGTCACCTTATGGTTACAAATCCTCTTGATTATGTTGAGCCCTTGGCAAAAGCTGGTGCTTCTGGTTTTACATTTCATGTAGAGACATCAAAAG ATAACTGGGAAGAACTTATCCAAAGAATCAAGTCACATGGCATGACTCCTGGTGTAGCATTAAAGCCTGGGACCCCCATTGAAGAGGTTTATCCTCTG GTGGAAGCCGGAAATCCTGTGGAAATGGTTCTTGTGATGACTGTAGAACCGGGATTCGGAGGACAAAAATTTATGCCAGAGATGATGGATAAA GTACGTATACTTAGGAAGAAGTATCCATCACTTGACATAGAG GTTGATGGTGGTTTAGGGCCTTCAACCATAGATGTGGCCGCATCAGCAGGGGCAAACTGCATTGTTGCTGGAAGTTCAGTGTTTGGTGCCCCTGAGCCAGTTCAAGTAATATCCTTACTAAGGAATTCTGTTGAGAAAGCCCAGCAAACCTtgatacagtaa
- the LOC100500085 gene encoding ribulose-phosphate 3-epimerase, cytoplasmic isoform isoform X2 has product MGVTPKIAPSMLSSDFANLASEAQRMLHFGADWLHMDIMDGHFVPNLTIGAPVIESLRKHTKGYLDCHLMVTNPLDYVEPLAKAGASGFTFHVETSKDNWEELIQRIKSHGMTPGVALKPGTPIEEVYPLVEAGNPVEMVLVMTVEPGFGGQKFMPEMMDKVRILRKKYPSLDIEVLIKKFIQIGLMVV; this is encoded by the exons atGGGAGTGACACCGAAAATTGCTCCTTCGATGCTCTCTTCCGACTTCGCCAATTTGGCTTCCGAGGCTCAGCGCATGCTCCACTTCGGCGCCGATTGGCTCCACATGGACATCATG GATGG GCATTTTGTCCCCAATTTAACTATTGGCGCTCCAGTTATTGAAAGTTTGAGAAAGCACACAAA GGGATATTTGGATTGTCACCTTATGGTTACAAATCCTCTTGATTATGTTGAGCCCTTGGCAAAAGCTGGTGCTTCTGGTTTTACATTTCATGTAGAGACATCAAAAG ATAACTGGGAAGAACTTATCCAAAGAATCAAGTCACATGGCATGACTCCTGGTGTAGCATTAAAGCCTGGGACCCCCATTGAAGAGGTTTATCCTCTG GTGGAAGCCGGAAATCCTGTGGAAATGGTTCTTGTGATGACTGTAGAACCGGGATTCGGAGGACAAAAATTTATGCCAGAGATGATGGATAAA GTACGTATACTTAGGAAGAAGTATCCATCACTTGACATAGAG gTACTTAtcaagaagtttatccaaatagg GTTGATGGTGGTTTAG